ATTATTCACTTGGCGACGTATTTAAAATGTctgtgaagatgatgatgatgatgatgaaatgATTCACTGCTCAGAGCAGCATGTGTCGTCGTcatcgttgttgttgttgtaactgATCGTTGTTTGTGCTGTTTGTTTTGATGGACAGGTCCGAAGGGAGGAAGGTGGTCCTAGGAGCTCACTCTCTGAGCGAACCGGAGGATTCTAAACAAACTTTTGAcattgttcaagtgttcagtcACCCTGATTTCAGCATCTCTAACTATGATAATGACATTGCTTTGATCAAGGTGAGTCGCATGCaagtcttgtctctctctctctgtctctcctctgtgtcagTCCCCTTTTACTGTCAGGTCAATTCAAACCCAAGTTCAACAGTTTATGTATATGGTTTGAAGACCTCCTTGTGGTTTGCCTCCCATTTGGCACCCTTTTACTgtcattgtgcactacttttgaccactttGACTAATGTTtttgtcagaagtagtgcactatgtagtaaGTAGGGAGCCAGTTGAGACATACCCTACACGTTATCTTGTCTCTGAGCAAGAAATCTACTCTGTGATTGGCAGCTGGACCGACCAATCATGGCCAGTGACGCAGTAAAGTCCCTGAAGCTCCAGAGTGACGACGGGGCTGACCCCGCCACGGAACAGGAGGTCAACACGGCGGGGTGGGGGTCACTGAACAACCTGGGGTCACGTCCAGACAAGCTACAGGAACTGGTCATCGATGTGATGAACCGTGTTCGATGTGGCCGCAGCGACTACTATGGCAAGAAGTTCACCAATAACATGCTGTGTGCGGccagcagacagagagacacctgTGATGTAAGTCTACCACAGAATAATCCGTAAAATAATGTCGACTACAGAAAAGAAGTCCACCAGAACTTCAATATTGTCTACATCCTCcgtttaaataaatatgtctaaATCTTCCATTGATAAATTCCTGATGATGTATAGAAAAAAACGATATCCCTCAATATTTTCTACTTTCATTTATAACTGTAACTATTTCCCAGGTCAATGCTGTAAATATGAATGTGTTCTAAGTGGACGTAGGtcgtaaaataagggttaaataaaatatatatgtaatgACAGAAATAACCTTTAGATGTATGAGGAATCTttatattgtttgtgtgtgtgtgtgtgtgtgtgtgtgtgtgtgtgtgtgtgtgtgtgtgtgtgtgtgtgtgtgtgtgtgtgtgtgtgtgtgtgtgtgtgtgtgtgtgtgtgtgtgtgtgtgtgtgtgatccgcAGGGTGATTCTGGAGGTCCTCTCCTGTATAAAGGTGTGGCAGTTGGGATCACTTCAAACGGAGGGAAGAAGTGTGGATCCAGCAAGAAGCCTGGTTTATACACCACCATCTCCCACTACAGTCAGTGGATAGACAAGACCATGACTCAATAGAAGCCTGGTTTATACACCACCATCTCCCACTACAGCCAGTGGATAGACAAGACCATGACTCAATAGAAGCCTGGTTTATACACCACCATCTCCCACTACAGCCAGTGGATAGACAAGACCATGACTCAATAGAAGCCTGGTTTATACACCACCATCTCCCACTACAGCCAGTGGATAGACAAGACCATGACTCAATAGAAGCCTGGTTTATACACCACCATCTCCCACTACAGCCAGTGGATAGACAAGACCATGACTCAATAGAAGCCTGGTTTATACACCACCATCTCCCACTGCAGCCAGTGGATAGACGGGTCCATGACTCAATAGAAGCCTGGTTTATACACCACCATCTCCCACTACAGCCAGTGGATAGACAGCACCATGACTCAATAGAAGCCTGGTTTATACACCACCATCTCCCACTACAGCCAGTGGATAGACAGCACCATGACTCAATAGAAGCCTGGTTTATACACCACCATCTCCCACTACAGCCGGTGGATAGACAGCACCATGACTCAATAGAAGCCTGGTTTATACAACACCATCTCCCACTACAGCCAGTGGATAGACGGGTCCATGACTCAATAGAAGCCTGGTTTATACACCACCATCTCCCACTACAGCCAGTGGATAGACAAGACCATGACTCAATAGAAGCCTGGTTTATACACCACCATCTCCCACTACAGCCAGTGGATAGACGGGTCCATGACTCAATATAAGCCTGGTTTATACAACACCATCTCCCACTACAGCCAGTGGATAGACAGCACCATGACTCAATAGAAGCCTGGTTTATACACCACCATCTCCCACTACAGCCAGTGGATAGACAGCACCATGACTCAATAGAAGCCTGGTTTATACAACACCATCTGGTGTATAAACCAGGCAGGACCAATAGAAGAATGTTGTGTACCAAATGGCATtgtattccatatgtagtgcactaattttgacaaTGTCGTATAAGGACCATGGCTTAGTAACATAGTTAAACAACATTCATTATATTATACCACTTTATGAAACATATAATCATTCCTCATGTAAAAATCACCACAATAAACCAAACACATGAATCAATGAAGTCATTGTATTGTTGTGTAAATGTTTCAATCTAACATGTTTTGAGCAAATATACTGTGAAAAGTTAAAACATTGTGTGACATGTGCAAGCAGAACTAAAACCTACACATACACTATGGTTTTATCTCTAATAATACACTATGGTTTTATCTCTAATAATACACTATGGTTATATCTCTAATAATTACTAAAAGCTACACTATggtattttattcatttttttgtttcacctttaattaaccaggtaggctagttgtcatttgcaactgcgacctggccaagataaagcatagcaatttgacacatactcactggacccatatgttcacttggctacgcatgcctctccctaatatcaatatgcctcgtccattactgtcctggttagtgattactgtcttatttcactgtagagcctctagccctgctcaatatgccttaaccaatcatgttgttccacctcctacatatgcgaagacatcacctggtttaaacatctctagagtttatatctctctcatcattactcaatgcctaggtttacctccaatatactcacaacctaccatacctttgtctgtacactatgccttgaatctatgctatcgagcCCAGAAACCTACTcatttactctctgttccgaacgtgctagatgGCCAGTTCTGATAGCCTATAGCTATagcatttagccgtacccttatcctactcctcctctgttcctctggtgatgtagaggttaatccaggacctgcagtgcctagctccactcccactccccaggtgctctcatttgttgacttctgtaacagtaaaagccttggtttcatgcatgttaacattagaagcctactccctaagtttgttttactccctaagtttgttttacttgttttacagATGttttagccatgtctgaatcctggcttaggaagaccaccaataactcttgctgctttttgttctatgttgctctgtctgtatgctacatcttgcttgtcctatgttgctatgtctgtatgctatgtcttgttctatgttgctattgtctatattgtaattgtttttaataacctgcccagggactgcggttgaaaattagccggctggctaaaaaaccggcacttttactgaaacgttgattaatgtgcactgtccctgtaaaaataaactcaactcaaactcaaactctgaaatctccatcgctaactataacattttccaccaagatagaactgccaaaggggtcccaaatattcaaaggccattttctcaaaagtgagtttacatgttaatcaactttcaaagcagaattactttcccattgttcctcaactgtagtgcaTAATATACCATTGTGTAGCTATGAGTCTCTACTTTCatcaaatgtaaaaaacacaatttaaaattttgctacataagaccaatttgagccggtcggtcacatatgtaAAAACATTGTTACTTAAAACATTAACTTAAAGGACAACTCCACCACTTTTCACCAACAccaaaccagtgtctacataaTTATGTGAAAACGGTGCTACCTAAAACATGAACTTAAATTGCGACTgccacttttcttttttttttttactggaatTCGTCTTGTAAATAGAGCTGATGTGCAACTAGTCTCcatcagtctcctcctctcctttattctAATCTCCTCcatcagtctcctcctctcctgtcttctaGTCTCCtccatcagtcacctcctctcctgtcttctaGTCTCCTAcatcagtctcctcctctcctgtcttctaGTCTCCTCTCCAATATTCTTGTCTCCTTCATCAGTTTTAATGAAAGGAaaattaaatccgttttacctcatttttaaCCAGCATGTCAGCTGTGCAACAAGAGGCAAAACAACTCTAGAtcatctttactccacacacagcgaCGTGTACaaaactctccctctccctccatttggcaaatctgaccataactctatcctcctgattcctgttacaagcaaaactcaaacaggaagtaccagtgatgtgctcaacacggaagtggtccgatgaaggggatgctaaactacaggactgtctgtctggcacagactgaaatatgttccaggactcatccgatggcattgaggagtgtaccacctcagtcaccggcttcatcaataagtgcatcgatgacattgtcccccacagtgaccatacgtacatatcccaaccagaagccaggtAACATCCGCACCTAGCTAAAGGCTAGGGCTGcctctttcaaggagtgggacactaatccagaaGTGTATAACAATTCCCTTTACAACCTCTGActagccatcaaacaggcaaagcatcaatactgGACTAaaatcgaatcctactacaccggctctgacgatCATCGGATAtggtagggcttgcaaactattattgACTTTAAAGGAAAACGCagtcgcgagctgcccagtgatgtgaACCGACCAGATGacctaaatgccttctatgctagcttcgaggcaagcaacactgaaccatgcatgagagcaccagctgttccagacgactgtgtgatctcactgtacgtagccaatgtgagtaagcccttcaaaacaggttaacattcacaaggacaCAGGTCTAGATGGATTAGCATACTCAGATCATGCGGTAACCAGCTGGaaagtgtctttactgacatcTCCCTGCCCCAGTctttaatacctacatgtttcaagtagaccaccacAGTCCTTGTGCCCAgaaatgccaaggtaacctgtctgaagaactatcgccccgtagcactcacatataTAGCCATTAAagtctttgaaaggctggtcatggctcacatcaacatcatcattcCAGACACCCTTTGAACCATTCgcgtaccgccccaacagatccacagattatgcaatctctattgcacgcccctctgccctcttccacctggacaaaaggaatacctacgtgagaatgctgttcattaactacagctcagcgttcaacaccatagtaccctcaaagctcatcactaagttaaggaccctgggactaaacacctccctctgtaactggatttTTTACTTCctgacgcccccaggtggtgaggataggtaacacatctgccacgctgaccctcaacatgggggcccctcggGGTTGCttgccctctctcgctctctcactcgctACCCCACCTGcagtctcgacctctgaatgctcggctatgaatgCCAACTACATAtacttctgaggtgctgacctgtttctccctctataaccactgtgattattatttgaccctgctggtcgtctatgaacatttgaacatcttgaagaacgatctagcCTTAATGGCCATATACTCTTATATTCTCCACCCtttacagccagaagaggactggtcacccctcatagcatggttcctctccccccggtacagccagaagaggactggccacccctcatagcctggttcctctctaggtttcatcctaggttctggcctttctaggggagtttttcctagccaccgtgcttctacatctgcattgcttgctgtttggggttttaggccgggtttctgtacagcactttgagatatcagctgatgtaagaaggtctTTATAAATAGATTTGATAGCTGAGTCCTCTCCTGTACCCATGACCGTGTGTCCGCACATGACTCcaacatcattaagttttctgacgACATGACAGTGGTAGAACTGATCAcagacgacgatgagacagcctgtgtgggacaggaggggagagaatagagagggaggaagagggagagaggggagaggtagtaggagaggtgaggagggggtgagggggagaggtagtaggagaggtgaggagggggtgagggggagagaaagaggagaggagatgggaaagAAGGGAAAGgacggagggggagagaaaataaTGAAACATTTAAAGATTCTTGGGAGTTTACCTCTGATAACTGTTTCAGTGccagaccacacaccacacacacacacacacacacacacacacacacacacacacacacacacacacacacacacacacacacacacacacacacacacacacacacacacacacttacacgcagacacacacacacacacacacacacatataatatGAAGattcctcatacacacacacgcacacacacttacacgcagacacacacagacacacacctgtggATGTTCCTGGGTGGGCTTGGCTTGGTGAGATCCAGCGAGGGTGTTTCCCCCCAGAATGCTTCAGGACACAGGTGCTGTCAAAGTTGGACACCCACACCTTGTCACCGTGGGAACCAGTTAACGCGGTCAGTCTAATGAAAACACTTCTACAATAAACCACCTTTTGGTCTGTACTGCCCTCTGTTGGAGAAtctacagaaagacagacagacgttaCGGATTCACAACAATAGACTCTCATACATACTGTGCTCTGTAGGTACTCTGTTGGAgaatctacagacagacagacagacagacagacagacgttacGGATTCACCACAATAGACTCTCATACATACTGTGCTCTGTAGGTACTCTGTTGGAgaatctacagacagacagacagacagacagacagacgttatGGCTTCACCACAATAGACTCTCATACATACTGTGCTCTGTAGGTACTCTGTTGGAgaatctacagacagacagacagacagacagacgttatGGCTTCACCACAATAGACTCTCATACATACTGTGCTCTGTAGGTACTCTGTTGGAgaatctacagacagacagacagacagacagacgttacGGATTCACCACAATAGACTCTCATACATACTGTGCTCTGTACGTACTCTGTTGGAGAAtctacagaaagacagacagacgttaCGGATTCACCACAATAGACTCTCATACATACTGTGCTCTGTACGTACTCTGTTGGAGAAtctacagaaagacagacagacgttaCGGATTCACCACAATAGACTCTCATACATACTGTGCTCTGTACTGTTGTGACTGGGAGttattctgatggaatatcagtGTCTTGTACGTCATACCATTAGACCAGTGCTATTAAAACCTTTTCAGAGACTCATTTATACTACTACGTCAGACTGACCGCGTTAACTGGTTCCCATGGTGACAAGGTGTGGGTGTCCGGCTCTGACAGCACCTGTATCCTGAAGCATTCTGGGGGGAAACACCCTCGCTGGATCTCACCAAGCCAAGCCCACCCAGGAACatccacaggtgtgtgtgtgtgcgtgtgtgtgtgtgtgcgtgtgtgtgtgtgtgtgtgtgtgtgtgtgtgtgtgtgtgtgtgtgtgtgtgtgtgtgtgtgtgtgtgtgtgtgtgtgtgtgtgtgtgtgtgtgtgtgtgtgtgtgtgtgtgtgtgtgtgtgtgtgtgtgtgtgtgtgtgtgtgtggtctggcaCTGAAACAGTTATCAGAGGTGAACTCCCAAGAATCTTTAAATGTTTCAttattttctctccccctctgtcctttactctctccctcctcccccatctcccccactccctccctctctctcccctccccaccctctccctcctccccccatctcccctctcccaccctccctctctctcccctctcccaccctcccccatctccccctctcccaccctccctctctctccctatcaccctctccctcctccccccatctccctctctcctccctctccctcctcccccatctcccctctcccaccctccctctctcccctctccaccctcttcctcctccccccatgtcccctctcccaccctccctctctctcctctcccctctccccctctccctctctcctctcccctctccccccatctcccctctccccctctccctctctctctcctttctcccctctccactctctccctcccccctctccctctctctctcctctctcccctctccaccctcttcctcctccccccatctccca
The sequence above is a segment of the Salvelinus fontinalis isolate EN_2023a chromosome 15, ASM2944872v1, whole genome shotgun sequence genome. Coding sequences within it:
- the cfd gene encoding complement factor D, yielding MGCERRLFLTAALLAGFLCSDAITGGREAEAHSRPYMASLQVADGDRMKHECGGFLVADQWVMSAAHCFLSGSEGRKVVLGAHSLSEPEDSKQTFDIVQVFSHPDFSISNYDNDIALIKLDRPIMASDAVKSLKLQSDDGADPATEQEVNTAGWGSLNNLGSRPDKLQELVIDVMNRVRCGRSDYYGKKFTNNMLCAASRQRDTCDGDSGGPLLYKGVAVGITSNGGKKCGSSKKPGLYTTISHYSQWIDKTMTQ